The following proteins are encoded in a genomic region of Corticium candelabrum chromosome 19, ooCorCand1.1, whole genome shotgun sequence:
- the LOC134194740 gene encoding proton-coupled zinc antiporter SLC30A2-like — MSEQSPLVSDDHKLESEESSPLLPHSPLIRMTSPVESWNVNESSEDFHLLSKTGHRVRNVELCGYGACGTDTVFAGGDHDDLQERSTSVLTRRRTVVCVSDDCSTDLVHCHQREVPGDVDRVARRKLIVAIMLVFVFMIVEILGGLFSGSLAIMTDAAHMMSDLAGYVISLCSMWLSGRKPTKKMSFGFHRAEIVGAVISIQIIWIMSGILVYEAVLRVVHRDYKIDADIMLITAGIGVAVNIIVGIALRPPHGHGHSHGSSSHGHSHGTKKHNHKPENLNVRAAFIHVVGDLCFSIGVLLAAYIIKYKPSWSLADPICTFVFSAVVMITTFRVMKDAVHVLMEGTPPQLSFDDITVDLLSVYGVIAVHNMHIWSLTTDKAALDVHLAINPDIHGQDVLDQAVKILVGKYKLYKTTVQVESYRTTMETCQRCKDPKK, encoded by the exons ATGTCAGAGCAGTCACCGCTGGTGTCGGACGACCACAAACTTGAATCAGAAGAGTCAAGTCCTCTCTTACCGCACTCGCCTCTAATAAGAATGACCAGTCCGGTCGAGTCCTGGAATGTGAACGAATCTAGTGAAGACTTTCACTTGCTGTCAAAGACTGGACACAGAGTCAGGAATGTAGAGCTTTGTGGTTATGGCGCATGCGGTACCGACACCGTGTTCGCAGGCGGTGATCATGATGACCTACAAGAGAGGTCGACGTCCGTGCTGACGAGGAGGAgaactgttgtgtgtgtcagtgacGACTGCTCTACAGATCTCGTTCACTGCCACCAACGTGAAGTACCCGGCGACGTGGATAGAGTGGCGAGAAGAAAACTGATCGTAGCCATTATGCTGGTATTCGTTTTCATGATCGTTGAAATTTTGG GAGGTTTGTTTTCTGGAAGTTTGGCGATTATGACTGATGCAGCTCATATGATGTCAGACTTGGCTGGATATGTCATCAGTTTGTGCTCCATGTGGCTTTCCGGACGGAAACCAACGAAGAAGATGTCGTTTGGCTTTCATAGGGCTG aaATAGTTGGTGCTGTCATCTCTATACAGATTATATGGATTATGTCTGGGATTCTTGTTTATGAGGCTGTGCTTCGGGTCGTTCATCGTGATTATAAGATTGATGCTGATATTATGCTAATAACTGCAGGCATTGGTGTGGCGGTGAACATAAT TGTTGGTATTGCACTGCGACCTCCTCATGGTCATGGCCATTCTCATGGCTCTAGCTCTCATGGTCATAGTCACGGCACAAAAAAGCATAATCACAAACCCGAGAATCTCAATGTTCGAGCAGCTTTCATCCACGTGGTTGGCGATTTGTGTTTTAGCATAGGCGTACTATTAGCTGCTTACATCATTAAATACAAG CCGAGCTGGTCTCTGGccgatcccatttgcacgttTGTCTTCTCTGCTGTGGTCATGATTACGACATTCAGAGTAATGAAGGATGCAGTGCACGTCCTAATGGAAG GAACGCCTCCTCAACTGAGCTTTGATGACATTACTGTTGACTTGCTGAGTGTTTATGGAGTTATTGCGGTGCATAACATGCATATTTGGTCTCTTACCACAGATAAAGCGGCACTTGATGTCCATCTGGCTATAA ACCCTGATATACATGGTCAAGATGTACTCGACCAAGCAGTGAAGATTCTGGTTGGCAAATACAAACTATACAAAACCACTGTCCAAGTGGAATCTTACAGAACGACCATGGAAACTTGTCAGAGGTGCAAAGATCCTAAGAAATAG
- the LOC134195046 gene encoding uncharacterized protein LOC134195046 → MAMLMLCIAIDYYVFLQTVDSTMYMLISSLTMPLRPVAITQAVAEMPSALWFIFLMFAATAIIHTGKCDLEITKWNSTRAFRCRAYNPSCNNEKACNSTQTEETCAVIAKGNHRPHSKHCYNLVEFLQPESVKIHRQGCFSSLDEQCANATCRWQTTSHHGFYFCCCRGDFCNAHIKFPLSVQNDLIASSNSNNSDDNDLYIIIGVSVEVVILSVSVFAFGLWLWIRIRRSRNDLRRFTGTIEIRNNLANNNPSNV, encoded by the exons ATGGCAATGTTGATGCTATGTATAGCTATAGACTATTACGTCTTCCTGCAGACTGTTGATTCAACAATGTACATGCTAATATCATCCCTTACCATGCCCTTGCGGCCGGTCGCTATCACACAAGCCGTAGCAG AGATGCCATCTGCACTTTGGTTCATCTTTCTGATGTTTGCTGCTACAGCAATCATTCACACTG GCAAATGTGATTTGGAAATTACTAAATGGAACTCAACTAGAGCATTTCGATGTCGTGCTTATAACCCAAGCTGCAACAATGAGAAAGCCTGCAACTCGACACAGACAGAAGAGACTTGTGCAGTCATAGCCAAAGGCAACCACAGACCACACTCCAAGCATTGCTACAACCTGGTTGAGTTTCTTCAGCCGGAAAGTGTCAAAATTCACAGACAGGGTTGTTTCAGTAGTCTCGACGAGCAATGCGCAAACGCAACCTGCAGATGGCAGACGACATCACACCATGGTTTCTACTTTTGCTGTTGCCGTGGAGATTTCTGTAATGCCCACATCAAATTTCCACTCTCGGTTCAAAATGACTTGATAGCTTCAAGCAATAGTAACAACAGTGATGATAATGACTTATACATTATTATAGGAGTGTCTGTCGAGGTGGTCATTCTTTCAGTGAGTGTGTTCGCCTTTGGTCTCTGGCTCTGGATTCGAATCAGACGAAGTAGAAATGACCTGCGACGATTCACAGGAACAATCGAGATACGAAACAatcttgcaaacaacaaccCATCGAATGTATGA
- the LOC134195045 gene encoding peroxisome assembly protein 12-like isoform X2 gives MADFAAHLNQRQSLNRPSFFELAAQEGMEMTLRRAFEFFLNQISMSYPTNYGWLSHRCDELYTAFNFILQYHSISKYEASISEKFYGMKRVPSARQESRLLFHRRISDTKKMLSMFFLVAVPYVKVKLDRLYGHLQEEHECETNSSEHTLGHLLKESFFKTYPYVHFIWESLILLYQLLYLFKYSKFYSPFLMLAGVQLARQTKEDLSLETVQSSNGGVMRLLEFVIGLLTKSVPVGVFFLKFLNWWHSDEHTRVTAAITRLPAPPPPDPLQPAPGVSLPPHPVQCPLCFKSRRTASVLTTSGYVFCYACAYDYIEHNGKCPVTHLPTTTAQLVRLYPNS, from the exons ATGGCTGATTTTGCTGCACATCTAAATCAGCGGCAGTCATTGAACAGGCCTAGCTTTTTTGAACTCGCTGCTCAGGAAGGCATGGAAATGACTCTACGCCGCGCCTTTGAGTTTTTTCTCAAT CAAATTTCTATGAGCTACCCCACTAATTATGGATGGCTATCTCATCGCTGTGATGAACTCTATACCGCATTTAACTTTATTTTACAATACCACAGTATATCTAAATACG AGGCTTCTATATCAGAGAAATTTTATGGAATGAAGCGAGTTCCTTCTGCTCG ACAGGAGTCTCGTCTCTTGTTTCATCGGAGGATATCGGACACAAAGAAAATGCTTTCGATGTTTTTCTTG GTGGCCGTGCCGTATGTCAAAGTGAAGCTAGACAGGCTATACGGTCATCTTCAAGAAGAGCATGAATGCGAAACCAATTCATCCGAA cacaCTTTGGGACATCTTCTCAAAGAGTCATTCTTTAAGACGTATCCATACGTCCATTTCATATGGGAA AGCTTGATACTGTTGTACCAACTGCTGTACCTTTTCAAGTACTCCAAGTTCTACTCGCCTTTTCTCATGCTGGCCG GAGTACAACTTGCAAGACAAACGAAGGAGGATTTATCACTAGAAACTGTTCAGTCGTCGAACGGCGG TGTGATGAGATTGCTTGAGTTCGTTATTGGGCTTTTGACGAAATCTGTTCCTGTGGGTGTGTTCTTTTTGAAGTTTCTCAACTGGTGGCATTCTGATGAACACACAAGAGTAACGGCCGCTATTACTCGACTTCCGGCTCCGCCTCCCCCTGATCCACTCCAG CCGGCGCCTGGTGTGAGTCTGCCTCCTCATCCGGTTCAGTGCCCTCTCTGTTTCAAGTCTCGACGAACCGCATCCGTTCTAACGACTTCAGGCTATGTGTTTtgctacgcatgcgcatacgACTACATCGAGCACAACGGAAAGTGTCCGGTCACACACTTGCCCACAACAACAGCGCAACTGGTGAGACTATACCCGAACAGCTGA
- the LOC134195045 gene encoding peroxisome assembly protein 12-like isoform X1, whose translation MADFAAHLNQRQSLNRPSFFELAAQEGMEMTLRRAFEFFLNQISMSYPTNYGWLSHRCDELYTAFNFILQYHSISKYEASISEKFYGMKRVPSARCVDDRIDGIVLYEFLCSRQESRLLFHRRISDTKKMLSMFFLVAVPYVKVKLDRLYGHLQEEHECETNSSEHTLGHLLKESFFKTYPYVHFIWESLILLYQLLYLFKYSKFYSPFLMLAGVQLARQTKEDLSLETVQSSNGGVMRLLEFVIGLLTKSVPVGVFFLKFLNWWHSDEHTRVTAAITRLPAPPPPDPLQPAPGVSLPPHPVQCPLCFKSRRTASVLTTSGYVFCYACAYDYIEHNGKCPVTHLPTTTAQLVRLYPNS comes from the exons ATGGCTGATTTTGCTGCACATCTAAATCAGCGGCAGTCATTGAACAGGCCTAGCTTTTTTGAACTCGCTGCTCAGGAAGGCATGGAAATGACTCTACGCCGCGCCTTTGAGTTTTTTCTCAAT CAAATTTCTATGAGCTACCCCACTAATTATGGATGGCTATCTCATCGCTGTGATGAACTCTATACCGCATTTAACTTTATTTTACAATACCACAGTATATCTAAATACG AGGCTTCTATATCAGAGAAATTTTATGGAATGAAGCGAGTTCCTTCTGCTCGGTGTGTGGACGATAGAATTGATGGAATAGTTTTGTATGAATTTTTGTGTTCTAGACAGGAGTCTCGTCTCTTGTTTCATCGGAGGATATCGGACACAAAGAAAATGCTTTCGATGTTTTTCTTG GTGGCCGTGCCGTATGTCAAAGTGAAGCTAGACAGGCTATACGGTCATCTTCAAGAAGAGCATGAATGCGAAACCAATTCATCCGAA cacaCTTTGGGACATCTTCTCAAAGAGTCATTCTTTAAGACGTATCCATACGTCCATTTCATATGGGAA AGCTTGATACTGTTGTACCAACTGCTGTACCTTTTCAAGTACTCCAAGTTCTACTCGCCTTTTCTCATGCTGGCCG GAGTACAACTTGCAAGACAAACGAAGGAGGATTTATCACTAGAAACTGTTCAGTCGTCGAACGGCGG TGTGATGAGATTGCTTGAGTTCGTTATTGGGCTTTTGACGAAATCTGTTCCTGTGGGTGTGTTCTTTTTGAAGTTTCTCAACTGGTGGCATTCTGATGAACACACAAGAGTAACGGCCGCTATTACTCGACTTCCGGCTCCGCCTCCCCCTGATCCACTCCAG CCGGCGCCTGGTGTGAGTCTGCCTCCTCATCCGGTTCAGTGCCCTCTCTGTTTCAAGTCTCGACGAACCGCATCCGTTCTAACGACTTCAGGCTATGTGTTTtgctacgcatgcgcatacgACTACATCGAGCACAACGGAAAGTGTCCGGTCACACACTTGCCCACAACAACAGCGCAACTGGTGAGACTATACCCGAACAGCTGA
- the LOC134194921 gene encoding activin receptor type-2B-like, producing MASTLSNSQFVLTVVLALWLIQAHSLKTLNCVFYDERCNQVGNGHPAIEYCNRTTKECRDDNPGTSAENTFCYSLISRNEHGNLSMHKSDCWVHEQEGHNCKSSICEYSEHAQLGYLYCCCQGDLCNSRPLTLPPVSNPKPSISPSLSRLPFIPLPGSSTSVPTGETAVECDVRTLTGLMTAFIVLSTGVVVLVVILAVRSYRKGRLSTELPESGIAHV from the exons ATGGCCTCGACTCTTTCCAACTCACAGTTTGTGCTCACGGTAGTACTGG CATTGTGGCTCATTCAAGCGCACTCTTTGAAGACCTTAAACTGCGTGTTTTACGACGAACGGTGTAACCAAGTAGGGAATGGACATCCCGCAATTGAGTACTGCAACAGAACCACGAAGGAATGCCGAGATGATAATCCGGGAACTAGCGCCGAGAACACGTTCTGCTACAGCCTTATTAGCCGGAACGAACACGGAAACCTCAGCATGCACAAGAGCGACTGCTGGGTACACGAACAAGAGGGGCACAACTGCAAATCTAGCATTTGCGAAtacagtgagcatgcgcaactCGGATACCTCTATTGCTGTTGCCAAGGAGACCTCTGCAACTCTCGTCCGCTGACTCTCCCTCCGGTCTCGAACCCCAAGCCGTCAATTTCGCCCTCCTTGTCGCGTCTGCCCTTCATCCCGTTGCCCGGTTCTTCGACGTCCGTGCCAACCGGAGAGACTGCCGTTGAATGCGATGTCCGCACTTTGACTGGATTGATGACTGCGTTCATCGTTCTGAGTACTGGTGTTGTAGTGCTTGTAGTTATTCTTGCTGTCCGGTCGTATAGGAAAGGACGTTTGTCGACCGAACTGCCGGAAAGTGGTATCGCGCATGTGTAG